In a genomic window of Methylovirgula sp. 4M-Z18:
- a CDS encoding YybH family protein has protein sequence MNIQERYGSDNDLSAIDKTRDAHVAALNGGDTGAWVALFAEDGVQMPPNAPANIGMAMIGAWSKALLSHFQVEFALAVDEVRVSGDWAFERGGYTIGLNAAAAGSVMRDSGKYITIYQKSATGIWRMARDIWNSNNSAA, from the coding sequence ATGAACATCCAAGAACGGTACGGCAGCGACAATGACTTGAGCGCCATCGACAAGACGCGCGACGCGCATGTCGCCGCCCTTAATGGCGGCGACACCGGTGCCTGGGTTGCGCTGTTCGCCGAAGATGGCGTACAGATGCCGCCCAACGCCCCGGCGAATATCGGCATGGCGATGATCGGCGCGTGGTCGAAAGCGCTATTGAGCCACTTTCAAGTCGAGTTCGCCCTCGCGGTCGACGAGGTCCGCGTCTCCGGTGACTGGGCTTTCGAGCGCGGCGGCTACACGATCGGTTTGAACGCTGCGGCCGCTGGTTCGGTGATGCGGGACAGTGGCAAATACATCACGATCTATCAGAAGAGCGCGACGGGCATATGGCGTATGGCGCGCGATATTTGGAACAGTAATAATTCCGCTGCCTGA
- a CDS encoding TetR/AcrR family transcriptional regulator, protein MSRPYQMKKRATARDETRERIVRATMALHDEQGVATTSFADVAERAGVGPATVLRHFPTIGALVMACGAHVAEDMRPPFPADAPQLFQGLVTRQSRLERLVAELDAFYMRGAFRLLKAANDRDRIPELDQFLIMVDGGIEALIRETLAEEVPSEQLIGVLMALCSVSVWRGLKRTGLTERQRQGILVDLLKSAMAAVPSRRSAS, encoded by the coding sequence ATGTCGAGACCATACCAGATGAAAAAGCGCGCAACGGCGCGCGACGAGACACGCGAGCGGATCGTGCGTGCGACAATGGCGCTGCACGACGAGCAGGGCGTGGCGACGACCTCTTTTGCCGATGTCGCCGAACGCGCCGGCGTCGGCCCGGCAACGGTCCTCCGCCACTTCCCGACGATCGGCGCGCTGGTGATGGCTTGCGGCGCCCATGTCGCCGAGGACATGCGCCCGCCCTTCCCGGCCGACGCACCGCAACTATTCCAGGGGCTAGTGACCAGGCAGAGCCGGCTTGAGCGGCTGGTGGCAGAACTCGACGCCTTTTACATGCGCGGCGCGTTCCGACTGCTCAAGGCGGCCAACGATCGCGACAGGATTCCAGAACTCGACCAGTTCCTCATCATGGTCGACGGTGGGATCGAGGCACTCATCCGGGAGACGCTTGCCGAGGAGGTGCCCAGCGAGCAATTGATCGGCGTGCTGATGGCGCTCTGCAGCGTTTCGGTTTGGCGGGGATTGAAGCGCACCGGCCTTACGGAACGGCAGCGCCAGGGAATTCTCGTCGATCTGCTCAAGAGCGCGATGGCAGCGGTTCCGTCGCGGCGTTCAGCGAGTTAG
- a CDS encoding GFA family protein, whose protein sequence is MTESENNPVRATGGCLCGSVRYVVRGPLRDVWACHCPWCRRLHSHYAAYSACETANLEIIHRGPGKLRWYRSSPAVRHGFCSKCGTQIFWDGRGKNHMSIAASTINEPTGLRLTKHLCVQLKGDYYEITDDVPQENSSPPDGGI, encoded by the coding sequence ATGACAGAATCCGAAAATAATCCGGTCCGGGCGACGGGCGGATGCCTCTGCGGGTCGGTTCGATATGTGGTTCGCGGCCCCTTACGGGATGTCTGGGCTTGTCACTGTCCGTGGTGCCGCCGCCTGCACAGTCATTATGCCGCCTATTCGGCGTGTGAGACGGCAAATCTCGAAATCATCCATCGCGGCCCCGGCAAGCTGCGCTGGTATCGCTCCTCGCCTGCCGTGCGGCACGGCTTTTGCTCGAAATGCGGCACCCAAATTTTCTGGGATGGCCGTGGCAAGAATCACATGTCGATCGCCGCGAGCACGATCAACGAACCGACGGGATTGCGATTGACCAAGCACCTGTGCGTGCAGTTGAAGGGCGACTATTACGAGATCACCGACGACGTGCCGCAGGAGAACAGCTCGCCGCCGGATGGTGGCATCTGA
- a CDS encoding ArsR/SmtB family transcription factor, with amino-acid sequence MASADIAFDDAARCLAELGHPHRLQIFQLLIRAGDTGLAVGEIQRQLGIPKSTLAHHLAQLLAAGLMTQEREGRVQRCRIAAARASAFINFFVTGCEGLPGIEHLPV; translated from the coding sequence ATGGCTTCGGCGGATATAGCCTTCGATGATGCGGCGCGGTGCTTGGCCGAACTCGGCCATCCGCATCGCCTGCAAATCTTCCAGCTGCTGATCCGGGCCGGAGATACAGGGCTCGCCGTCGGCGAGATCCAGAGGCAGCTCGGCATCCCGAAGTCCACCTTGGCCCATCATCTGGCGCAGCTTCTGGCAGCCGGGCTGATGACGCAGGAGCGGGAGGGCCGCGTGCAGCGCTGCCGGATTGCGGCGGCGCGAGCGAGTGCCTTCATCAATTTCTTTGTGACCGGCTGCGAGGGTTTGCCTGGCATCGAGCATTTGCCGGTTTAG
- a CDS encoding DUF1127 domain-containing protein codes for MAGFLRKICNDWLAARQRRANMEFLLTLSDETLQDIGVERSEIGAKLGEATAAEAGASMVWSVRWPGMRALTKAWRHYGFGGYSLR; via the coding sequence ATGGCCGGCTTTCTTCGCAAGATTTGCAATGATTGGCTTGCGGCGCGGCAGCGTCGTGCCAATATGGAGTTTCTTCTGACCTTGAGCGACGAGACGTTACAGGACATCGGCGTGGAAAGGTCGGAGATCGGGGCCAAGCTTGGTGAAGCGACGGCCGCAGAGGCCGGCGCAAGCATGGTCTGGAGCGTGCGATGGCCCGGTATGCGGGCCTTGACCAAGGCATGGAGACATTATGGCTTCGGCGGATATAGCCTTCGATGA
- a CDS encoding cupin domain-containing protein: MIAQSPMPKAVVAVPAERRWFLGLPTWIRASGAETNGTLSLLEQVIPPGFVSPWHVHHNEDESFYVIDGTMTVVVGDSAVTLNAGDFGFGPRGIPHGFRIEGTKPARILLMTNSGGLAAFIRETSVPAEGAAPPELNPADLPKVAAAAERHGMTILGPMPGI, translated from the coding sequence ATGATCGCCCAATCGCCGATGCCCAAAGCCGTAGTGGCCGTGCCGGCCGAGCGCCGGTGGTTTCTTGGCCTGCCGACATGGATTCGCGCCAGTGGCGCCGAGACGAACGGCACGCTCAGCCTGCTTGAGCAGGTCATACCGCCGGGATTTGTCTCACCCTGGCACGTTCATCACAACGAGGACGAGTCGTTCTACGTCATCGACGGCACGATGACCGTGGTCGTCGGTGACAGCGCGGTCACGCTCAATGCCGGCGATTTCGGTTTTGGTCCGCGCGGGATCCCGCACGGCTTTCGTATCGAGGGGACGAAGCCCGCCCGCATCCTCCTCATGACCAACAGCGGCGGCCTCGCCGCGTTTATCCGCGAGACGAGCGTTCCGGCGGAAGGCGCCGCGCCGCCCGAATTGAATCCCGCCGATTTGCCGAAGGTCGCCGCGGCAGCGGAAAGGCACGGCATGACTATCCTTGGTCCGATGCCAGGCATTTGA
- a CDS encoding cation diffusion facilitator family transporter translates to MLAAIKEWFGYGGHGHRHGHAHGAHGHSHGEGGHGHTHGVIDPSIASSERGIWAIKWSFIILAVTAVLQLIVVFASGSVALLADTIHNIGDATTAIPLWIAFVLVRRPPTATFNYGLGRVEDFAGLVIVLIILFSALVAGYEAIDRLIHPQPIAQLGAVAIAGLIGFIGNEVVAIFRIKVGREMSSAALIADGYHARTDGLTSLAVVLGAFGVWIGFPLADPIIGLLITIAILGIVWQSAHAVITRSLDGIEPSVRDEIRHAAEHVAGIRQVTDTKARWLGHKLHADVTIRVDEGLNVAQAGTIAAALRSELYAHLPPLGSATIQFARSDEASASAPAAHSHHHAPEPFEIASSLAIGRLAIVDTPNGERMRLSVQSHAAGLEALVRIFRENGRVETLPLRPAADDHHALLSEVAPEEPHEFNAELVLTAGGKSEAHPFCMEEPEGRHH, encoded by the coding sequence GTGCTTGCCGCAATCAAGGAATGGTTCGGCTATGGCGGCCACGGTCACCGCCATGGTCACGCTCATGGCGCGCACGGCCATTCCCACGGGGAAGGAGGCCATGGCCATACCCATGGCGTGATCGATCCAAGTATCGCCAGTTCCGAGCGGGGCATCTGGGCGATCAAATGGTCGTTTATCATTCTCGCTGTGACGGCGGTGCTCCAGTTGATCGTGGTGTTCGCCTCCGGCAGCGTGGCGCTGCTCGCCGACACGATCCACAATATCGGCGATGCGACGACGGCCATTCCGCTGTGGATCGCCTTCGTGCTGGTGCGGCGCCCCCCCACTGCCACGTTCAATTACGGCCTTGGCCGTGTCGAGGATTTCGCGGGCCTGGTGATCGTGCTGATCATCCTGTTCAGCGCGCTCGTCGCCGGCTATGAAGCGATCGACCGCCTCATCCATCCCCAACCGATCGCTCAGCTTGGCGCCGTCGCCATCGCCGGCCTGATCGGCTTCATCGGCAACGAAGTCGTCGCGATTTTCCGCATCAAGGTGGGGCGCGAGATGAGCAGCGCGGCTCTGATCGCGGACGGGTATCACGCCCGTACCGATGGCCTCACCAGTCTTGCCGTGGTGCTCGGGGCCTTCGGCGTCTGGATCGGCTTTCCGCTCGCCGATCCCATCATCGGCCTCCTGATTACCATCGCCATCTTGGGGATCGTCTGGCAGTCGGCCCACGCCGTGATCACCCGCAGTCTCGATGGCATCGAACCGAGCGTGCGCGATGAAATCCGCCATGCCGCCGAGCATGTCGCGGGGATCAGGCAGGTGACGGATACCAAGGCGCGTTGGCTTGGGCACAAGCTGCACGCCGATGTCACTATCCGCGTGGATGAAGGCCTCAATGTCGCGCAAGCCGGAACGATCGCAGCGGCATTGAGGAGCGAACTATACGCCCATTTGCCGCCGCTCGGATCGGCGACGATACAATTCGCGCGCAGCGACGAGGCCTCTGCGTCAGCGCCGGCTGCGCATAGCCATCATCATGCGCCCGAACCGTTCGAAATTGCCTCGAGCCTCGCGATCGGCCGCCTCGCAATCGTCGATACGCCGAATGGCGAGCGCATGCGGCTCTCGGTGCAAAGTCATGCGGCGGGGCTGGAAGCTCTGGTGCGGATCTTCCGTGAGAACGGCAGGGTCGAAACGCTGCCGCTGCGTCCTGCCGCTGACGATCATCATGCCTTGCTGAGCGAGGTCGCTCCCGAGGAGCCGCATGAGTTCAATGCCGAACTCGTCCTCACCGCGGGCGGGAAGAGTGAAGCGCATCCGTTTTGCATGGAAGAACCGGAAGGTCGTCACCATTAG
- a CDS encoding metal-sensing transcriptional repressor, giving the protein MSEDPSLHQSHPDIIKRLKRADGHLKSVIEMIEAGRPCLDIAQQLHAVEKAIGQAKKTLIQDHLDHCLEDVVGPLPSDRRRTIDEFKEITKYL; this is encoded by the coding sequence ATGAGCGAAGACCCCTCCCTGCACCAAAGTCATCCCGACATCATCAAGCGCCTCAAGCGCGCCGACGGTCATCTCAAGAGCGTGATCGAGATGATCGAGGCCGGCCGGCCGTGTTTGGACATTGCCCAGCAGCTCCATGCCGTCGAGAAGGCGATCGGCCAGGCCAAGAAGACGCTGATCCAGGACCATCTCGATCATTGCCTTGAAGACGTTGTCGGCCCGCTGCCCAGCGACCGGCGCCGCACGATCGACGAGTTCAAAGAAATCACCAAGTATCTGTGA
- a CDS encoding nucleoside hydrolase, which produces MAKHRIIIDCDPGVDDAIALFLAFGSPDEIELVGITTVAGNVPLSNTTRNALRICALAGRADIPVYKGCANGIFPAPGRAGSVHGNDGLGGVDLPNAPFGVQSQHAVDFIIDTVRNAPGEITLCPIGPMTNIALALLKEPSIAQDIKEIVFMGGAAFRPGNSTPEAEFNIWVDPHAAEVVMSSGCRLTMFGLDVTGKAVVTRDRMAALRAQPNDVSQESADMLAHYGTGDPMLHDPCVVAHLIDPTLFSGVEARVEVECASPLTRGRTVAAVSERHRVGRPANCTVITDLDDARFFKLVFDRLRPL; this is translated from the coding sequence ATGGCAAAACATCGTATCATCATCGATTGCGACCCGGGGGTTGACGACGCCATCGCCTTGTTTCTCGCCTTCGGCTCGCCGGATGAAATCGAACTCGTCGGCATCACCACGGTTGCCGGCAATGTGCCCTTGTCGAACACGACTCGGAATGCCTTGCGCATCTGCGCGCTTGCGGGCCGCGCCGACATTCCGGTTTACAAGGGCTGCGCGAACGGAATTTTCCCCGCCCCGGGGCGGGCTGGCAGTGTGCATGGCAACGACGGCCTCGGCGGCGTCGATCTGCCCAACGCGCCCTTCGGCGTGCAAAGCCAGCATGCGGTGGATTTCATCATCGACACCGTGCGAAACGCGCCCGGCGAAATCACCTTGTGCCCGATCGGCCCGATGACGAATATTGCGCTCGCTTTGCTGAAAGAGCCGAGCATTGCGCAGGATATCAAGGAAATCGTCTTCATGGGCGGCGCCGCCTTCCGCCCGGGCAATTCGACGCCGGAGGCCGAGTTCAATATCTGGGTCGACCCGCATGCGGCCGAAGTCGTCATGTCCTCCGGCTGCAGGCTGACGATGTTCGGCCTCGATGTCACCGGCAAGGCGGTTGTGACCCGCGACCGGATGGCGGCGCTGCGCGCCCAACCCAACGACGTGTCGCAAGAGTCAGCCGATATGCTCGCCCACTACGGCACCGGCGACCCGATGCTGCACGATCCTTGCGTCGTGGCGCACCTGATCGATCCGACACTGTTTTCCGGGGTTGAGGCGCGAGTCGAGGTCGAATGCGCCTCGCCGCTCACCCGCGGCCGAACCGTCGCCGCCGTGTCGGAGCGCCATCGCGTGGGAAGGCCGGCGAATTGCACGGTGATCACCGATCTTGACGACGCACGGTTCTTCAAGCTTGTTTTCGACCGCTTGCGGCCGCTCTGA
- a CDS encoding ArsR/SmtB family transcription factor translates to MTHANQLAEIAALVGDPARAAMLLALMDGRALTATELAASANITPQTASSHLAKLTAAQLLKAEAQGRHRYHRLSSAKVAHMLEGLMELSPPAARPRKVVTGPRDAAMRRARSCYDHIAGRLGVAIATGLQEAGAIRLNDEAGLITERGFALFDAIGLRLPEAASKSTRPLCRPCLDWSERRPHLAGRLGQAICDHCLEKGWVRRQNGNRALDITPIGHGALHQAFGVELGL, encoded by the coding sequence ATGACCCATGCGAACCAACTTGCCGAAATCGCCGCCCTGGTGGGCGATCCGGCCCGCGCCGCCATGCTCTTGGCGCTGATGGACGGACGCGCGCTGACCGCCACCGAACTGGCGGCAAGCGCCAATATCACGCCGCAGACGGCGAGCTCCCATCTCGCCAAACTCACCGCCGCCCAGCTCCTGAAAGCTGAGGCCCAAGGCCGGCATCGCTATCATCGGCTCAGTTCGGCGAAAGTGGCGCATATGCTGGAAGGGCTGATGGAATTGTCGCCGCCGGCCGCGCGGCCGCGCAAGGTCGTTACTGGCCCGCGTGATGCCGCGATGCGCCGGGCACGCTCCTGCTACGACCATATCGCCGGCCGGCTCGGCGTCGCCATTGCCACCGGCTTGCAAGAGGCCGGCGCCATCCGCTTGAACGACGAGGCCGGTTTGATCACCGAGCGCGGTTTCGCACTGTTCGACGCGATCGGCCTGCGCCTGCCGGAAGCCGCGAGCAAAAGCACCCGCCCCCTGTGCCGGCCTTGCCTCGATTGGAGCGAGCGCCGGCCGCATCTGGCCGGACGGCTCGGCCAGGCGATTTGCGACCATTGCCTCGAAAAAGGCTGGGTCCGCCGCCAGAACGGCAACCGGGCCCTCGACATCACCCCCATCGGTCATGGTGCCCTGCACCAGGCGTTCGGGGTCGAGTTGGGGCTGTGA
- a CDS encoding bifunctional [glutamine synthetase] adenylyltransferase/[glutamine synthetase]-adenylyl-L-tyrosine phosphorylase, with protein MQYASMALAQRIVAAPKVKRSSLAKRKLRDVLDAGGEIAAPHIEALLLGIADHSPYLWTLIVRDVGRLHGLLHTEPEEKLRAIIADVLKLGLDAASEAALMQGLRKAKQELALLVALCDLGGVWGLTQVTGALSSFADACVAASLRFLLIEAQRAGAVHLAEPDNPERGCGIFVLAMGKHGARELNYSSDIDLIVLFDLASPAFAPGAEPGAQIVRMTKRLVKHLQERTSDGYVFRVDLRLRPDPGATAVAISITTAFSYYETLGQNWERAALIKARPVAGDIPVGQSFLAELRPFIWRKYFDYAAIADIHAMKRQIHAFKGHGEVAVAGHDLKLGRGGIREIEFFVQTQQLIFGGRRPDLRGAQTLSMLRALHDDGWVSEKAVRDLSDAYDFLRRLEHRRQMIDDEQTQRLPADDADLKSFAAFCGYARFESFRKVLLHHLRHVEMHYARLFEHAPELATEVGNLVFTGVTDDPETLKTLRDMDFREPEAAAETVRGWHFGRRVAVRSARAREVLTELIPSLLKSFSDSGDPDAALKAFDAALEKMPAAIELFAILKSNGAIRQLFADILGAAPRLAQAVIARPHLLDAAIDPDQLSPRADDAAFDARVNASLQNVAGEEFLDKARDLGREEIFLISVRLLGGVFDAKLAGSAYSALAASLVRATLAQVQAAMAQEYGTVPSSACAVFAMGKLGSQEMTAASDLDLIVIYDFDSERPDSDGAKSLHAVQYFTRLTQRLLSSISAPTRRGRLYEVDMRLRPSGRKGPLATQIDGFADYQSKEAENWEHMALTRARFVAGDAALAKRVEAVIETAIGQDKDVAHIKRDVREMRALIAQEKGEADPWDLKLASGGIIDLEFLSQYHCLAFSAAHPSLLKRRTDLVLAEAAQLGLLAPDDAAILQEAYDLYTCATQMMRLTVDGAFDPHKVPNAVKQQIARGCALPDFRTLDKQLTGLRREVRRIFKHVLQ; from the coding sequence GTGCAATATGCGTCCATGGCTCTCGCGCAGCGCATCGTCGCCGCTCCCAAAGTGAAGCGGTCCAGCTTGGCCAAACGCAAGCTGCGCGACGTTTTGGACGCAGGAGGCGAGATCGCGGCACCGCACATCGAGGCCTTGCTGCTCGGGATCGCCGACCATTCGCCTTACCTTTGGACTTTGATCGTCCGCGATGTGGGGCGCCTGCACGGCCTCTTGCACACGGAACCGGAAGAAAAACTGCGGGCGATCATTGCCGATGTCCTGAAACTGGGGCTGGACGCGGCAAGCGAAGCCGCTTTGATGCAGGGCCTGCGCAAGGCCAAGCAGGAATTGGCGCTGCTGGTGGCGTTGTGCGATCTCGGCGGCGTTTGGGGACTGACCCAGGTGACAGGCGCTTTGTCGTCTTTTGCCGATGCGTGCGTTGCCGCGTCCCTGCGCTTTCTGCTGATCGAAGCGCAGCGCGCAGGGGCGGTTCATCTCGCGGAGCCGGATAATCCCGAACGCGGCTGCGGCATTTTTGTTCTGGCGATGGGGAAGCACGGCGCGCGCGAATTGAATTATTCGAGCGACATCGATCTGATCGTGCTGTTCGATCTCGCCTCGCCGGCTTTCGCGCCTGGGGCCGAGCCAGGCGCACAAATCGTGCGCATGACCAAGCGGCTCGTGAAACACCTGCAAGAGCGCACGTCGGACGGCTACGTCTTTCGCGTCGATTTGCGGCTGCGACCGGATCCCGGCGCGACGGCGGTTGCGATTTCGATCACGACGGCATTTTCCTACTATGAAACGCTTGGGCAGAATTGGGAGCGGGCGGCGCTGATCAAGGCGCGGCCGGTTGCGGGAGATATCCCTGTCGGACAATCATTTCTCGCCGAATTGCGGCCCTTCATCTGGCGCAAATATTTCGATTATGCCGCCATCGCCGATATCCATGCGATGAAGCGGCAGATCCATGCCTTTAAAGGGCATGGCGAAGTCGCGGTCGCCGGCCACGATTTGAAACTCGGGCGCGGCGGCATCCGCGAAATCGAATTCTTCGTGCAAACCCAGCAACTGATTTTCGGTGGCCGCCGTCCGGATTTGCGTGGCGCGCAAACCTTATCCATGCTGCGCGCGTTGCACGACGATGGCTGGGTGTCGGAAAAAGCGGTCCGCGATCTGTCGGATGCCTATGATTTTCTGCGCCGGCTCGAGCATCGCCGGCAAATGATCGACGACGAGCAGACCCAGCGTCTGCCGGCGGATGACGCGGATCTCAAGTCTTTCGCCGCTTTCTGCGGCTATGCCCGGTTCGAGAGCTTCCGCAAGGTGCTGCTGCATCATTTGCGTCACGTCGAGATGCATTATGCGCGCCTGTTCGAGCACGCGCCGGAGCTCGCGACGGAGGTCGGCAATCTGGTTTTTACCGGTGTCACGGACGATCCGGAAACATTGAAAACCTTGCGCGACATGGATTTCCGCGAACCGGAGGCGGCGGCTGAAACCGTTCGCGGCTGGCATTTCGGCCGACGCGTTGCGGTGCGCAGTGCCCGGGCGCGCGAAGTGCTGACCGAGCTGATCCCAAGCTTGTTGAAATCCTTTTCCGATTCTGGCGATCCGGATGCGGCGCTCAAAGCATTCGATGCGGCGCTCGAGAAAATGCCTGCGGCGATTGAGCTTTTTGCAATTTTGAAGTCCAACGGCGCGATCCGGCAATTGTTCGCCGACATTCTTGGGGCCGCGCCGCGTCTCGCTCAGGCGGTGATCGCGCGGCCGCATCTTTTGGACGCGGCCATCGATCCCGACCAGCTCAGTCCGCGCGCCGACGATGCCGCGTTCGACGCGCGGGTGAACGCTTCGCTGCAAAATGTCGCGGGCGAGGAGTTTTTGGACAAGGCGCGCGATCTGGGACGAGAGGAAATATTTCTCATTTCCGTGCGGCTGCTTGGCGGCGTGTTCGATGCGAAATTGGCGGGCAGCGCCTACTCGGCCTTGGCAGCGTCGCTGGTGCGCGCGACGCTCGCGCAGGTGCAGGCGGCGATGGCCCAGGAATATGGCACTGTTCCGTCCAGCGCCTGCGCGGTCTTCGCGATGGGTAAGCTTGGCTCGCAGGAAATGACCGCGGCCTCAGACCTCGATCTCATCGTCATCTACGATTTCGATTCCGAGCGGCCGGACTCGGATGGAGCGAAGTCGCTGCATGCGGTGCAATATTTCACGCGCCTCACCCAGCGCCTGTTGTCGAGCATTTCCGCGCCGACGCGGCGTGGCCGCCTGTACGAGGTCGATATGCGGTTGCGCCCGTCCGGCCGCAAAGGGCCGCTTGCGACGCAAATCGACGGTTTCGCCGATTACCAAAGCAAGGAAGCAGAAAACTGGGAACATATGGCACTGACCCGCGCACGCTTCGTCGCCGGAGATGCGGCGCTCGCCAAACGCGTCGAGGCCGTGATTGAAACGGCGATCGGTCAGGATAAAGATGTCGCGCATATCAAGCGCGATGTCCGCGAGATGCGGGCGCTGATCGCCCAAGAGAAGGGCGAGGCCGATCCGTGGGATCTGAAGCTCGCGTCAGGCGGCATCATCGATCTCGAATTTCTCTCGCAATATCATTGCTTGGCTTTCAGCGCCGCGCATCCGAGCCTGCTCAAGCGCCGGACCGATCTGGTGCTGGCGGAGGCGGCGCAACTCGGCCTCTTGGCGCCGGACGATGCGGCGATTCTGCAGGAGGCTTATGATCTCTATACATGCGCCACGCAGATGATGCGTCTGACCGTCGACGGCGCGTTTGATCCGCACAAGGTGCCGAATGCCGTGAAGCAGCAGATCGCGCGCGGCTGCGCCTTGCCCGATTTTCGCACGCTGGACAAGCAACTCACCGGCCTGCGCCGCGAGGTGCGGCGGATTTTCAAGCATGTCCTGCAATAG
- a CDS encoding MFS transporter has translation MIVPVGQRPFFGRRVVGAAFIMAIFGWGFGFYGPPIFMQAVLERTQWSVGFVSAAVTLHFLFGALVVARLPQLHARFGVPRVTVAGSAALALGVIGWALAREPWQVLLAALISGAGWVTMGAAAVNAVIAPWFVARRPIALATAYNGASIGGVILSPLWAWAIARFGFGVAAVVLGLVMVFVMVVLARSVFAVTPEAIGQHPDGEAMPRGPMRSDDPAAARAGVFLWRDRLFLTLAVGTSLGLFAQAGLIAHLYSVLVTPLGNQGASLAMGLATACAIAGRIVVGRLMPPGTDRRLVSCVCYGVQVAGSLLLLCSAGSHIALLLFGVVLFGSGIGNATSLPPLIAQTEFAKADVQRVVALNVAISQATYALAPAAFGLLRMSLPAGNTGLMFAVAAAIQLAAIGCFFLGRTHSSPVLAQPKTPQGYAR, from the coding sequence ATGATTGTACCGGTCGGTCAGCGGCCCTTCTTCGGCCGGCGCGTCGTCGGCGCCGCTTTCATCATGGCGATTTTCGGCTGGGGCTTCGGCTTTTACGGACCGCCGATCTTCATGCAGGCGGTGCTGGAGCGGACCCAATGGTCGGTGGGATTCGTCTCCGCCGCCGTCACCCTGCATTTCCTGTTCGGCGCCCTGGTGGTGGCCCGCCTGCCGCAGCTCCATGCGCGGTTCGGCGTGCCGCGTGTCACCGTGGCCGGCTCCGCCGCATTGGCGCTCGGCGTGATCGGCTGGGCGCTGGCGCGCGAGCCCTGGCAGGTCCTGCTGGCGGCCCTCATTTCCGGTGCGGGCTGGGTGACGATGGGCGCCGCGGCGGTGAATGCGGTGATCGCGCCGTGGTTCGTAGCGCGGCGGCCGATCGCGCTTGCGACTGCTTATAACGGAGCGAGTATCGGCGGCGTGATCCTATCGCCGCTTTGGGCTTGGGCCATCGCCCGGTTCGGCTTCGGCGTTGCGGCTGTCGTGCTGGGCCTCGTGATGGTGTTTGTCATGGTCGTGCTGGCGCGGTCTGTGTTCGCCGTCACGCCGGAAGCCATCGGCCAGCATCCCGACGGCGAGGCCATGCCGCGTGGACCGATGCGCAGCGACGATCCGGCGGCCGCGCGCGCCGGCGTGTTCCTGTGGCGCGACAGGCTCTTCCTGACCCTCGCGGTCGGCACGTCGCTTGGTCTCTTCGCGCAAGCGGGCCTCATCGCGCATCTTTATTCCGTCCTGGTCACGCCGCTCGGCAATCAGGGAGCGAGCCTAGCGATGGGCCTTGCGACTGCCTGCGCCATTGCCGGGCGGATCGTGGTTGGCCGCCTCATGCCGCCAGGAACCGACCGCCGCCTCGTGTCCTGCGTGTGCTATGGCGTGCAGGTGGCGGGCTCGCTGCTGCTTCTGTGCTCTGCGGGGTCCCATATCGCGCTGCTGCTCTTCGGCGTCGTTCTGTTCGGCTCGGGGATCGGCAATGCCACCTCGCTGCCGCCGCTGATCGCGCAAACGGAATTTGCCAAGGCCGACGTGCAGCGCGTCGTCGCCCTCAATGTCGCGATCAGCCAGGCAACTTACGCGCTCGCCCCCGCAGCTTTCGGCTTGCTGCGCATGTCGCTGCCCGCAGGAAATACGGGACTGATGTTCGCGGTTGCAGCGGCCATTCAGCTTGCCGCGATCGGCTGCTTCTTCCTCGGCCGCACCCATTCCTCCCCCGTGCTTGCACAACCCAAAACCCCACAAGGATATGCTCGATGA